The following coding sequences lie in one Oncorhynchus gorbuscha isolate QuinsamMale2020 ecotype Even-year unplaced genomic scaffold, OgorEven_v1.0 Un_scaffold_687, whole genome shotgun sequence genomic window:
- the LOC124019805 gene encoding neurotrophin-3-like, translated as MSMLLYVLFYYGIQATHMERQQPPPTQDPINSLIIQLLQADLTHFGRGGRVRARTGRPRTHCHRWACSPLTPLWTTVGSWRGAARCTSPGSDLLGQQKHYNSPRVLLSERAPLQPPPLYSIDDYVGSSDRTNKTRRKRYAEHKSYRGEYSVCDSQSQWVTDKTNAVDIRGRQVTVLDQIKMGTAESNFVKQYFYETKCRTAKPFKSGCRGIDDKHWNSQCKTSQTYVRALTQDRTSVGWRWIRIDTSCVCALSRKHRRT; from the coding sequence ATGTCCATGTTGCTGTATGTGTTGTTCTATTACGGTATCCAGGCAACGCACATGGAGCGCCAGCAGCCCCCGCCCACCCAGGACCCCATCAACTCCCTCATCATCCAGCTGCTGCAGGCGGACCTGACCCATTTTGGCCGGGGAGGCAGGGTGAGGGCCAGGACAGGCAGGCCCAGGACACATTGCCACCGTTGGGCCTGCTCGCCATTGACACCCCTCTGGACAACAGTAGGTTCCTGGAGAGGCGCAGCTCGCTGTACCAGCCCAGGTTCTGACCTGCTGGGGCAGCAGAAACACTACAACTCTCCCCGGGTCCTGCTGAGTGAGCGGGCGCCCCTGCAGCCTCCTCCGCTCTACTCTATAGATGACTACGTGGGCAGCTCTGACAGAACCAACAAGACCCGCAGGAAGAGATACGCAGAACACAAGAGTTACCGCGGAGAGTACTCCGTCTGTGACAGCCAATCACAGTGGGTGACAGACAAGACGAATGCGGTGGACATCAGGGGTCGTCAGGTCACCGTCCTGGATCAGATAAAGATGGGAACCGCCGAAAGCAACTTTGTTAAGCAGTACTTCTATGAGACCAAGTGTCGGACTGCCAAACCTTTTAAGAGCGGCTGTCGCGGCATCGATGATAAACACTGGAACTCGCAGTGTAAGACCTCTCAGACGTACGTCAGAGCTCTGACGCAGGACCGTACCTCTGTGGGCTGGCGCTGGATACGGATAGACACTTCCTGTGTCTGTGCGTTGTCACGGAAACACCGCAGGACGTAA